The Streptomyces nitrosporeus genome includes a window with the following:
- a CDS encoding DsbA family protein → MSKRNSHENKSAARERLRAERERQAKKDKTRKQIVVGVSVVAVLAVAGGVSYGVMQLNKPSAWEAASDAKNVTAPKNTTGDDGTTVVIGKDSAKKTLELYEDSRCPICATFEQGVGETVAKDVEAGKYKVKYVGATFIDNTDNGEGSKNALSALGAALDVSPEAFLDYKAALYSAKYHPQESDDKFAKDDYLIEVADSVDALKGNEAFRKAVEDGTYDAWAMKMSGAFDKSGVQGTPTLMMDGKKVTAEGSDNAPMTEAEFTAAIDKALKG, encoded by the coding sequence ATGAGCAAGCGCAACAGCCACGAGAACAAGTCCGCCGCCCGCGAGCGGCTGCGCGCGGAGCGCGAGCGCCAGGCGAAGAAGGACAAGACCCGCAAGCAGATCGTCGTCGGCGTCTCGGTCGTCGCCGTCCTGGCCGTCGCGGGCGGTGTCAGCTACGGCGTGATGCAGCTGAACAAGCCCTCCGCCTGGGAGGCCGCGTCGGACGCCAAGAACGTCACGGCCCCGAAGAACACCACGGGCGACGACGGCACGACCGTGGTCATCGGCAAGGACAGCGCGAAGAAGACCCTCGAACTCTACGAGGACTCCCGCTGCCCGATCTGCGCCACGTTCGAGCAGGGCGTCGGCGAGACGGTCGCCAAGGACGTCGAGGCCGGCAAGTACAAGGTCAAGTACGTCGGCGCCACCTTCATCGACAACACCGACAACGGCGAGGGCTCCAAGAACGCCCTGAGCGCCCTGGGCGCCGCGCTCGACGTGAGCCCGGAGGCGTTCCTCGACTACAAGGCCGCCCTGTACTCCGCGAAGTACCACCCGCAGGAGAGCGACGACAAGTTCGCCAAGGACGACTACCTCATCGAGGTGGCGGACTCGGTGGACGCGCTGAAGGGCAACGAGGCGTTCCGCAAGGCCGTCGAGGACGGGACGTACGACGCCTGGGCGATGAAGATGTCCGGGGCCTTCGACAAGAGCGGGGTGCAGGGCACCCCGACGCTGATGATGGACGGCAAGAAGGTCACCGCCGAGGGCAGCGACAACGCGCCCATGACGGAGGCCGAGTTCACCGCGGCGATCGACAAGGCCCTGAAGGGCTGA
- a CDS encoding DUF2252 domain-containing protein, translating into MPDTQARAEERGEQILAVFDTAFGELLAADPAAFRVKFRKMAGSAFAFYRGSAGLFYADLDRERRTGPYLDERTSRVWIHGDLHAGNFGTYMDANGRLVFNVNDFDEAYVGPFTWDLKRFAASVALIGYAKALSDGQITELVRVYAAAYRERVHALATGAKNEEVPPFTLDTADGPLLGALRAARSLTRFGLLDSMTEIRDFERRFAAGGGAVDLDAATRYKVLAAFDGYLETLPESSLARPDSYRVKDVVGRRGIGIGSAGLPSYNILLEGNSDALENDVVIYLKQAQTPAVSRHVTDRAVREYFLHEGHRTVISQRALQAHADPWLGWTELDGSGQLVAEVSPYAVDLDWSDIDEPEEIAAVVADLGRATATMHAAADDESGHSLVPFSTERAIDAAIAADEEGFAELLVDFAHGYGARARADHQIFVDLFRNGRIPGLRGS; encoded by the coding sequence ATGCCGGACACGCAGGCCCGCGCGGAAGAGCGCGGGGAGCAGATCCTCGCCGTATTCGACACCGCCTTCGGGGAGCTGCTGGCCGCCGATCCGGCCGCCTTCCGGGTCAAGTTCCGCAAGATGGCGGGCTCGGCCTTCGCCTTCTACCGGGGCTCGGCCGGCCTGTTCTACGCCGACCTGGACCGCGAGCGGCGCACCGGCCCGTACCTGGACGAGCGGACGAGCCGGGTGTGGATCCACGGCGATCTGCACGCCGGGAACTTCGGTACGTACATGGACGCCAACGGCCGGCTGGTCTTCAACGTCAACGACTTCGACGAGGCCTACGTGGGCCCCTTCACCTGGGACCTCAAGCGCTTCGCCGCCTCCGTCGCGCTGATCGGCTACGCCAAGGCGCTGAGCGACGGGCAGATCACGGAGCTGGTCCGGGTCTACGCCGCCGCGTACCGCGAGCGCGTGCACGCCCTGGCGACCGGCGCCAAGAACGAGGAGGTGCCCCCCTTCACCCTGGACACCGCCGACGGCCCCCTGCTGGGGGCGCTGCGCGCCGCCCGCTCCCTCACCCGGTTCGGGCTGCTGGACTCGATGACGGAGATCCGGGACTTCGAGCGCCGCTTCGCGGCCGGCGGCGGGGCGGTCGACCTGGACGCCGCGACCCGGTACAAGGTCCTGGCGGCGTTCGACGGCTATCTGGAGACCCTGCCGGAGTCAAGCCTGGCCCGGCCCGACTCCTATCGGGTGAAGGACGTGGTGGGCCGCCGCGGCATCGGAATCGGCTCGGCGGGCCTGCCCTCGTACAACATCCTGCTGGAGGGCAACAGCGACGCCCTGGAGAACGACGTCGTGATCTACCTCAAGCAGGCCCAGACCCCGGCGGTCTCCCGGCACGTCACGGACCGCGCCGTGCGGGAGTACTTCCTGCACGAGGGCCACCGCACGGTGATCTCGCAGCGCGCCCTCCAGGCGCACGCCGACCCGTGGCTGGGCTGGACGGAGCTGGACGGGTCCGGCCAGCTGGTGGCCGAGGTCTCCCCGTACGCGGTCGACCTGGACTGGTCCGACATCGACGAGCCGGAGGAGATCGCGGCGGTCGTCGCCGACCTCGGCCGGGCGACGGCGACGATGCACGCGGCGGCCGACGACGAGAGCGGCCACTCGCTGGTGCCGTTCTCCACGGAGCGGGCGATCGACGCGGCCATCGCGGCCGACGAGGAGGGCTTCGCGGAGCTGCTCGTCGACTTCGCCCACGGGTACGGCGCCCGCGCCCGTGCCGATCATCAGATCTTCGTGGACCTGTTCCGCAACGGCCGGATCCCCGGGCTGCGCGGATCTTAG
- the dnaE gene encoding DNA polymerase III subunit alpha, with the protein MTKPPFTHLHVHTQYSLLDGAARLKDMFEACNSMGMSHIAMTDHGNLHGAYDFFHSAKKAGVTPIIGIEAYVAPESRKHKRKIQWGQPHQKRDDVSGSGGYTHKTIWAANSTGLHNLFRLSSDAYAEGWLQKWPRMDKETISQWSEGLIASTGCPSGEVQTRLRLGQFDEAVQAASDYKDIFGEGRYFLELMDHGIEIERRVRDGLLEIGKKLGIPPLVTNDSHYTYAHEATAHDALLCIQTGKNLSDPDRFRFDGTGYYIKSTDEMYAVDSSDAWQQGCANTLLVAEQIDTAGMFEKRDLMPKFEIPEGYTEVTWFQEEVRAGMARRYPGGVPEDRQKQAEYEMDIIIQMGFPGYFLVVADFIMWAKNNGIAVGPGRGSAAGSIVAYAMGITDLDPIQHGLIFERFLNPERVSMPDVDIDFDERRRVEVIRYVTEKYGADKVAMIGTYGKIKAKNAIKDSARVLGYPYAMGDRLTKAMPADVLGKGIDLSGITDPKHPRYGEAGEIRGMYENEPDVQKVIDTAKGVEGLVRQMGVHAAGVIMSSEPIVDHAPVWVRHTDGVTITQWDYPQCESLGLLKMDFLGLRNLTIMDDAIKMVKANKGVELEMLALPLDDPKTYELLCRGDTLGVFQFDGGPMRSLLRQMQPDNFEDISAVSALYRPGPMGMNSHTNYAERKNGRQEITPIHPELEEPLKETLGLTYGLIVYQEQVQKAAQIIAGYSLGEADILRRVMGKKKPEELAKNFVLFQAGAKKNGYSDAAIQALWDVLVPFAGYAFNKAHSSAYGLVTYWTAYLKANYPAEYMAALLTSVKDDKDKSAVYLNECRRMGIKVLPPNVNESESNFAAQGDDVILFGLTAVRNVGQNVVDSIIRCRKAKGKYSSFPDFLDKVEAVVCNKRTVESLIKAGAFDEMGHTRKGLVAHHEPMIDNVVQVKRKEAEGQFDLFGGMGEEESSEPGFGLDVEFSDVEWEKSYLLAQEREMLGLYVSDHPLFGLEHVLSDKSDASISQLTGGEHADGAIVTVGGIISGLQRKMTKQGNAWAIATVEDLAGSIECMFFPATYQLVSTQLVEDTVVFVKGRLDKREDVPRLVAMEMQVPDISSAGTNAPVVLTIPTVRVTPPMVSRLGEVLGNHRGDTEVRIKLQGPRKTTVLRLDRHRVKPDPALFGDLKVLLGPSCLAG; encoded by the coding sequence GTGACCAAGCCGCCCTTCACGCACCTGCACGTCCACACCCAGTACTCACTGCTGGACGGTGCCGCGCGGCTCAAGGACATGTTCGAGGCGTGCAACAGCATGGGCATGTCGCACATCGCCATGACCGACCACGGCAACCTGCACGGCGCCTACGACTTCTTCCACTCGGCCAAGAAGGCCGGGGTGACGCCGATCATCGGCATCGAGGCGTACGTCGCCCCCGAGTCGCGCAAGCACAAGCGGAAGATCCAGTGGGGCCAGCCGCACCAGAAGCGCGACGACGTCTCCGGTTCCGGCGGTTACACCCACAAGACGATCTGGGCGGCGAACAGCACCGGGCTGCACAACCTTTTCCGGCTCTCCTCCGACGCCTATGCCGAGGGCTGGCTCCAGAAGTGGCCGCGCATGGACAAGGAGACCATCTCCCAGTGGTCCGAGGGCCTCATCGCGTCCACCGGCTGCCCCTCCGGCGAGGTGCAGACCCGGCTGCGGCTCGGCCAGTTCGACGAGGCGGTCCAGGCCGCCTCCGACTACAAGGACATCTTCGGCGAGGGCCGGTACTTCCTGGAGCTGATGGACCACGGCATCGAGATCGAGCGCCGGGTCCGCGACGGGCTGCTGGAGATCGGCAAGAAGCTGGGCATCCCGCCGCTGGTCACGAACGACTCCCACTACACCTACGCGCACGAGGCCACCGCGCACGACGCGCTGCTCTGCATCCAGACCGGCAAGAACCTCTCCGACCCGGACCGCTTCCGCTTCGACGGCACCGGCTACTACATCAAGTCCACCGACGAGATGTACGCCGTCGACTCCTCCGACGCCTGGCAGCAGGGCTGCGCCAACACCCTGCTCGTCGCGGAGCAGATCGACACCGCGGGCATGTTCGAGAAGCGCGACCTGATGCCGAAGTTCGAGATCCCCGAGGGCTACACCGAGGTCACCTGGTTCCAGGAGGAGGTCCGGGCCGGCATGGCCCGCCGCTACCCCGGCGGTGTCCCCGAGGACCGGCAGAAGCAGGCCGAGTACGAGATGGACATCATCATCCAGATGGGGTTCCCGGGGTACTTCCTCGTCGTCGCCGACTTCATCATGTGGGCCAAGAACAACGGCATCGCGGTCGGCCCCGGCCGGGGGTCCGCGGCCGGCTCGATCGTCGCCTACGCCATGGGCATCACCGACCTCGACCCGATCCAGCACGGACTGATCTTCGAGCGCTTCCTCAACCCGGAGCGCGTCTCCATGCCCGACGTCGACATCGACTTCGACGAGCGCAGGCGCGTCGAGGTGATCCGGTACGTCACCGAGAAGTACGGCGCCGACAAGGTCGCCATGATCGGCACCTACGGCAAGATCAAGGCCAAGAACGCGATCAAGGACTCCGCCCGCGTCCTCGGCTACCCCTACGCCATGGGCGACCGCCTCACCAAGGCGATGCCCGCCGACGTCCTCGGCAAGGGCATCGACCTCAGCGGCATCACCGATCCCAAGCACCCCCGCTACGGCGAGGCCGGCGAGATCCGGGGGATGTACGAGAACGAGCCCGACGTCCAGAAGGTCATCGACACCGCCAAGGGCGTCGAGGGGCTCGTCCGGCAGATGGGCGTGCACGCGGCCGGCGTGATCATGTCCAGCGAACCCATCGTCGACCACGCCCCGGTCTGGGTGCGGCACACCGACGGCGTCACCATCACGCAGTGGGACTACCCCCAGTGCGAGTCGCTGGGCCTGCTCAAGATGGACTTCCTGGGCCTGCGCAACCTGACGATCATGGACGACGCCATCAAGATGGTGAAGGCCAACAAGGGCGTCGAGCTGGAGATGCTCGCCCTGCCGCTGGACGACCCCAAGACGTACGAACTGCTCTGCCGCGGTGACACGCTCGGGGTGTTCCAGTTCGACGGCGGCCCGATGCGCTCGCTGCTGCGCCAGATGCAGCCCGACAACTTCGAGGACATCTCCGCCGTCTCGGCCCTCTACCGGCCGGGCCCGATGGGCATGAACTCGCACACGAACTACGCCGAGCGCAAGAACGGCCGCCAGGAGATCACCCCGATCCACCCGGAGCTGGAGGAACCGCTCAAGGAGACGCTCGGCCTGACCTACGGCCTCATCGTCTACCAGGAGCAGGTCCAGAAGGCCGCCCAGATCATCGCCGGCTACTCGCTCGGCGAGGCCGACATCCTGCGCCGCGTGATGGGCAAGAAGAAGCCGGAGGAGCTGGCGAAGAACTTCGTCCTGTTCCAGGCGGGCGCCAAGAAGAACGGCTACTCCGACGCCGCGATCCAGGCCCTCTGGGACGTCCTGGTGCCCTTCGCCGGATACGCGTTCAACAAGGCGCACTCCTCCGCCTACGGCCTGGTCACCTACTGGACCGCCTACCTCAAGGCCAACTACCCGGCCGAGTACATGGCGGCACTGCTGACCTCCGTCAAGGACGACAAGGACAAGTCGGCGGTCTACCTCAACGAGTGCCGCCGCATGGGCATCAAGGTGCTCCCGCCGAACGTCAACGAGTCGGAGTCCAACTTCGCCGCACAGGGTGACGACGTGATCCTCTTCGGACTCACCGCCGTCCGCAACGTCGGCCAGAACGTCGTCGACTCGATCATCCGGTGCCGCAAGGCCAAGGGGAAGTACTCCTCCTTCCCGGACTTCCTGGACAAGGTCGAGGCGGTCGTCTGCAACAAGCGCACCGTCGAGTCCCTCATCAAGGCGGGCGCCTTCGACGAGATGGGCCACACCCGCAAGGGGCTGGTCGCCCACCACGAACCGATGATCGACAACGTGGTGCAGGTCAAGCGCAAGGAGGCCGAGGGGCAGTTCGACCTCTTCGGCGGGATGGGCGAGGAGGAGAGCAGCGAGCCCGGTTTCGGCCTCGACGTGGAGTTCTCCGACGTCGAGTGGGAGAAGTCCTACCTCCTCGCCCAGGAGCGGGAGATGCTCGGGCTCTACGTCTCCGACCACCCGCTCTTCGGGCTGGAGCACGTGCTGTCCGACAAGTCGGACGCCTCGATCTCCCAGCTCACCGGCGGCGAGCACGCGGACGGCGCGATCGTCACCGTCGGCGGCATCATCTCCGGCCTCCAGCGCAAGATGACCAAGCAGGGCAACGCCTGGGCCATCGCCACCGTCGAGGACCTCGCGGGCTCCATCGAGTGCATGTTCTTCCCCGCCACCTACCAGCTGGTCTCCACCCAGCTCGTCGAGGACACCGTCGTCTTCGTCAAGGGGCGCCTGGACAAGCGCGAGGACGTACCGCGCCTGGTCGCCATGGAGATGCAGGTCCCCGACATCTCCTCGGCCGGGACCAACGCGCCCGTCGTGCTGACCATCCCCACGGTCCGGGTCACCCCGCCCATGGTGAGCCGGCTCGGTGAGGTCCTCGGCAACCACCGGGGCGACACCGAGGTGCGCATCAAGCTCCAGGGGCCCCGCAAGACCACCGTCCTGCGGCTCGACCGCCACCGGGTCAAGCCCGACCCCGCGCTCTTCGGCGACCTGAAGGTGCTGCTCGGCCCGTCCTGCCTGGCGGGCTGA
- a CDS encoding NYN domain-containing protein: protein MERVDRCVVLVDAGYLLGAAASLLAGEPARSRITVDHAALIQGLRERAEADTEQPLLRIYWFDGAPDRVPQPEHRRLRVMPRVTVRLGALTRSDGRWAQKGVDAAMHAELTELARNRACSDVVLVTGDGDLLPGLMSAKEHGVAVHLWAVQAADGDYNQSEDLVAEADERRVLDRAWITKAVRAKDIGGVCAPTPAPRPEIAAILSAPLPEAALAASAERASEAQAAAARNGSAEPAARARTAPPQPPAPGGKGGVPTPKDLAGLRAPAERVAAPAGQPPAANATLRWSSDRGWVERGGPLGEPPETASLPTLAQLTSAEQRWADREEDITTVGGDPFEVGQVFARRWMERLQETALLQKLSTMYPRIPHRIDGELLRYAARFGLLAHKDDQIDEHDRYAIRAGFWREIDVTTAAGHLPLGEQGVS from the coding sequence GTGGAACGCGTGGACCGTTGCGTCGTCCTGGTGGACGCCGGTTACCTGCTGGGTGCGGCCGCGAGTCTGCTGGCCGGGGAGCCCGCCCGTTCCCGCATCACCGTCGATCACGCGGCCCTGATCCAGGGCCTGCGCGAGCGCGCCGAGGCCGATACGGAACAACCCCTGCTCCGCATCTACTGGTTCGACGGCGCGCCCGACCGCGTACCGCAGCCCGAGCACCGGCGGCTGCGCGTGATGCCGCGGGTGACGGTCCGGCTCGGCGCCCTGACCCGCAGCGACGGGCGGTGGGCGCAGAAGGGCGTCGACGCCGCGATGCACGCCGAACTCACCGAACTGGCCAGGAACCGCGCCTGCTCCGACGTGGTGCTGGTGACCGGCGACGGGGACCTGCTGCCCGGACTGATGTCCGCCAAGGAACACGGGGTGGCCGTCCACCTCTGGGCGGTCCAGGCCGCCGACGGCGACTACAACCAGTCCGAGGACCTGGTCGCCGAGGCCGACGAACGGCGGGTGCTGGACCGGGCCTGGATCACCAAGGCGGTCCGGGCCAAGGACATCGGGGGCGTGTGCGCCCCCACGCCCGCACCGCGCCCCGAGATCGCCGCGATCCTCTCCGCCCCGCTGCCCGAGGCCGCCCTGGCCGCCTCGGCCGAGCGGGCCTCCGAGGCCCAGGCAGCCGCGGCCCGCAACGGCTCCGCCGAGCCGGCCGCACGCGCACGGACCGCCCCACCGCAGCCCCCCGCCCCCGGCGGCAAGGGCGGCGTCCCCACGCCCAAGGACCTGGCGGGCCTGCGCGCCCCGGCCGAGCGCGTCGCCGCCCCCGCCGGCCAGCCGCCGGCCGCCAACGCCACCCTGCGCTGGTCCTCGGACCGGGGCTGGGTGGAACGCGGCGGACCGCTCGGCGAGCCGCCCGAGACGGCCTCCCTGCCCACTCTGGCCCAGCTCACCAGCGCCGAACAGCGCTGGGCCGACCGGGAGGAGGACATCACCACCGTCGGCGGCGACCCCTTCGAGGTCGGCCAGGTCTTCGCCCGGCGCTGGATGGAGCGCCTCCAGGAGACGGCCCTCCTGCAGAAGCTCTCCACCATGTACCCGCGCATCCCGCACCGCATCGACGGCGAACTGCTGCGGTACGCCGCCCGGTTCGGCCTGCTCGCACACAAGGACGACCAGATCGACGAGCACGACCGGTACGCGATCCGGGCGGGCTTCTGGCGCGAGATCGACGTGACGACCGCCGCCGGACACCTCCCGCTGGGGGAGCAGGGAGTGTCCTGA